One Aegilops tauschii subsp. strangulata cultivar AL8/78 chromosome 7, Aet v6.0, whole genome shotgun sequence genomic window carries:
- the LOC109767999 gene encoding uncharacterized protein, with product MWTQKFGQEGRKKGLNFLEMDFDFYENPDTIEDHDFCGKELDRPLYCVLHDTKPLMCVAFEGSDTGRRFYDCAMKRGVKCGVVEWVDRPWPIIMQRCLLKLWGMLHESNDDRQAKDEEISRLEMDIEQVNLKLENLVAAVERTNVTTMKIDMQKKQMGIVDKDVKRIQRSLTSAIHNLKDDKGEIKLDMDFLKEEVHKLKENRKKMQSVICDLLGQGFANTDDLLMIKAILEE from the exons ATGTGGACACAAAAGTTCGGACAAGAGGGGAGGAAGAAAGGCTTGAACTTCCTTGAGATGGATTTTGATTTCTAT GAGAACCCTGATACCATCGAAGACCATGATTTCTGTGGCAAAGAGCTCGACCGTCCTCTCTATTGCGTTCTCCACGATACCAAGCCTCTCATGTGTGTGGCTTTTGAAGGAAGTGACACGGGGAGGAGGTTCTACGACTGTGCTATGAAA AGAGGCGTGAAATGTGGAGTCGTCGAATGGGTTGACCGCCCATGGCCTATCATTATGCAGAGGTGCCTACTCAAGCTCTGGGGGATGTTGCATGAGAGCAATGATGATAGGCAAGCAAAGGATGAAGAGATAAGCAGGCTTGAAATGGATATTGAACAAGTGAACCTTAAGCTCGAGAATCTTGTTGCAGCTGTGGAAAGAACTAATGTAACTACCATGAAGATTGACATGCAGAAGAAGCAGATGGGTATCGTTGATAAAGACGTCAAGCGCATTCAGAGGTCTCTCACAAGTGCCATTCATAATCTTAAGGATGACAAGGGTGAGATTAAGCTGGACATGGATTTTCTGAAGGAGGAGGTGCATAAGCTGAAGGAGAATAGAAAGAAAATGCAAAGCGTCATCTGTGATCTTTTGGGGCAAGGGTTTGCGAATACTGATGACCTCCTGATGATCAAGGCAATCCTCGAAGAATGA